The Primulina tabacum isolate GXHZ01 chromosome 16, ASM2559414v2, whole genome shotgun sequence genome window below encodes:
- the LOC142528434 gene encoding phytoene synthase 2, chloroplastic-like produces the protein MSTALPYAAHQTITSRNCIFLPQNCAKTSARSEVIISIPKKLRKDSSHLPELSIKNGICSTDEVVREIVHRQSKNINPNAYNARRRPSFHPMFLDEAYERCKDICAEYAKTFYLGTLLMTEDRQKAIWAIYVWCRRTDELVDGPNAAHLSSAVLDRWEERLEDIFDGRPYDMLDAALTDTVHSFPLDIKPFKDMIEGMRMDTMKNRYANFHELYLYCYYVAGTVGLMSVPVMGIAAESSLSALSIYNAALYLGIGNQLTNILRDVGEDASRGRVYLPQDELGKFGLRDEDIFSRKVSDEWRGFMKEQITRARFYFDQAEAGASQLDKPSRWPVWSSLMLYRMILDSIESNDYDNLTKRAYVGRTKKLMTLPLAFTRAQSDPSLVVFQ, from the exons ATGAGTACAGCACTCCCTTATGCAGCGCACCAGACCATAACATCAAGAAATTGCATATTCTTGCCACAAAATTGCGCGAAAACAAGTGCAAGATCCGAAGTGATCATTTCTATTCCAAAGAAATTGAGAAAGGATTCCTCCCATCTCCCTGAGTTATCGATAAAAAATGGAATATGTTCCACGGACGAGGTGGTACGAGAAATCGTTCACAGACAGTCGAAAAACATCAATCCAAATGCATATAATGCTCGCAGAAGACCAAGCTTCCATCCTATGTTTCTTGATGAAGCATATGAAAGATGCAAGGATATTTGTGCTGAATATGCCAAAACATTCTACTTAG GAACATTGTTGATGACCGAGGATAGACAGAAAGCAATATGGGCCATCTATG TGTGGTGCAGGAGGACcgatgagttggtggatggccCTAACGCCGCCCATCTCAGTTCAGCCGTTCTTGACAGATGGGAAGAAAGATTGGAAGATATCTTCGATGGCCGGCCTTATGACATGCTTGATGCTGCGCTAACCGATACAGTCCACAGCTTCCCTTTAGACATAAAG CCATTTAAGGATATGATTGAAGGGATGAGAATGGACACAATGAAGAATAGATATGCAAACTTTCATGAGCTTTACTTGTATTGCTACTACGTGGCCGGAACAGTTGGACTGATGAGCGTACCAGTGATGGGGATTGCAGCGGAATCGTCACTTTCAGCTCTCAGCATCTACAACGCAGCTCTCTACTTAGGCATAGGCAATCAACTCACCAATATCCTAAGAGATGTGGGTGAAGA TGCATCAAGAGGCAGAGTATATCTACCCCAAGATGAGCTTGGTAAATTCGGTTTGAGGGACGAAGACATTTTTTCAAGAAAAGTGAGTGATGAATGGAGAGGATTCATGAAGGAACAGATCACCAGGGCAAGGTTTTACTTTGATCAAGCTGAAGCTGGAGCATCTCAGCTCGACAAACCGAGTCGTTGGCCG GTGTGGTCATCATTGATGCTGTACCGTATGATATTGGACTCGATCGAAAGCAACGATTACGATAACTTGACAAAGAGAGCTTACGTTGGAAGGACCAAGAAACTAATGACACTGCCGCTTGCCTTCACAAGAGCGCAGTCAGATCCTAGTCTGGTTGTTTTTCaatag
- the LOC142528435 gene encoding uncharacterized protein LOC142528435, which yields MAREEKTREKSPTLGVIKMISGGSTDGHSNRAQKAWSRREVINVNAPSGEEEPTISFGSQDLQVVILPHNNAIFIRSKIANYNIMRVFVDSGSSINAIFQEALDQMNLKDYQLEPVETALFGSAGHTVHPQGEIVFPLTIGSEDLLKSVMVTFKVVSAPSSYNVILGRLAINDSKVVASTYH from the coding sequence ATGGCCCGGGAGGAGAAAACCAGAGAAAAATCCCCAACTCTGGGGGTAATTAAAATGATCTCTGGAGGATCAACTGATGGACATTCTAACCGGGCCCAGAAAGCTTGGAGCCGACGAGAAGTTATAAATGTGAATGCCCCGAGTGGAGAGGAAGAGCCAACCATAAGTTTTGGATCCCAGGATTTACAAGTAGTCATCCTACCTCATAATAATGCCATATTCATCCGATCTAAAATTGCAAATTACAATATAATGAGGGTATTTGTAGACTCGGGCAGTTCTATCAATGCCATATTCCAGGAGGCGCTTGATCAAATGAATTTGAAAGACTATCAACTCGAACCTGTGGAAACTGCTCTGTTCGGGTCTGCAGGCCATACCGTGCATCCTCAAGGGGAGATTGTGTTCCCCTTGACCATTGGATCTGAAGACTTGCTGAAATCAGTTATGGTTACTTTCAAAGTGGTTAGTGCTCCTTCCTCTTACAATGTCATATTGGGGAGGCTGGCCATAAATGATTCTAAGGTTGTCGCTTCCACTTACCATTAA